A section of the Phaseolus vulgaris cultivar G19833 chromosome 8, P. vulgaris v2.0, whole genome shotgun sequence genome encodes:
- the LOC137823682 gene encoding MDIS1-interacting receptor like kinase 2-like: MVFTKLSLVISSLLVLHFSPLFTIFSFAATTEENQVREAGALLEWKASLENQSQASLSSWRRGVSHCNWKEIICDKSNFVTTINVANHGLKGTLHTLNFSSFPNLLTLDVSNNSFSDTIPHQIGNLSKVSQLIMNNNNFSGPIPISLTKLATLKILNFNYNSLSGPLPEEIAELRNLERLLFESNHLSGTIPPTIGRMSNLVELDFQLNSINGTIHPSIGNLTNLKFLRLQQNYLSGSIPYFLGDMTNLIVLEIDQNRLTGPIPPHIGNLTKMVNLTLAANMLSGPIPPSLGNLVNLMALEISRNNLSGVIPSTLGNLTNPIFFVVQENKLEGRLPPGMNNFTNLKNLQLSDNSFTGPLPQQICLGGSLVFFTAKENHFTGPVPKSLKNCSTLVRLRLDGNQLSGNISDEFGVYPLLNYISLSRNNFYGSISPNWAKCPNLSSLIMPNNNLSGSIPPELSQAPVLEELILSKNHLTGKIPKELGKLTSLLKLSVSNNELSGTIPTEIGAMSSLDTLELSSNNLVGAIPKQLGELFKLLHLNLSNNRLTESIPLEFGRLQSLQSLDLSVNLLNGEIPSALASMQRLETLNLSHNNLSGVIPSNFKDDLTKVDISSNQLEGPIPNTRAFLNASFDALKDNKGLCGNVSGLVPCSSSRNGKVKINVTMLALVLTFGALLLVALVVGVLLCIRYRRATESKKEDAKEEKTQEHYAIWSYDGKLVYENIIEATEEFDDKYLIGEGGTSSVYKAKLPTGQIVAVKKLKDAPNEETQDLRAFMTEVKALGEIKHRNIVKSLGYCLHPRYSFLVYEFLEGGSLDKVLIDDTRATMFDWNTRVKVVKGVANALYHMHHGCFPPIIHRDISSKNILIDSEYVARISDFGTAKILNPDSRNLTAFAGTCGYSAPELAYTMEVNEKCDVFSFGVLCLEIMMGNHPGDLISSLFSPSEASSVYNLLLKDVLDQRLPLPVKPVVEEVILIAKITFACLSETPRFRPSMEQVHNHFLMPESSSLNSLSIITLAQLVDN; encoded by the exons ATGGTCTTCACTAAGCTTTCATTAGTTATAAGTTCACTCTTAGTTCTTCATTTCTCCCCACTTTTCACCATTTTTTCTTTTGCTGCAACCACTGAAGAAAACCAAGTGAGGGAAGCAGGTGCTTTACTTGAGTGGAAAGCTAGCCTTGAAAACCAAAGCCAAGCTTCTCTGTCTTCATGGAGAAGAGGTGTGAGTCATTGCAACTGGAAAGAAATCATTTGTGACAAATCCAACTTTGTCACCACTATAAATGTAGCAAATCATGGCTTAAAAGGTACTCTTCACACTCTCAACTTCTCATCCTTTCCCAACCTGCTAACTCTGGATGTTAGTAACAATAGTTTCAGTGATACTATTCCTCACCAAATTGGTAACTTGTCCAAAGTTTCTCAGTTGATAATGAATAATAACAATTTTAGTGGTCCAATCCCCATTTCCTTGACGAAGTTGGCTACCTTGAAGATTCTAAACTTCAACTACAATAGCCTTTCTGGCCCTCTTCCTGAGGAGATTGCAGAATTGAGGAACTTAGAGCGTCTGTTATTTGAATCAAATCACCTTTCTGGTACCATTCCTCCAACAATTGGAAGGATGTCCAACCTTGTTGAACTTGATTTTCAACTTAACTCTATCAATGGTACAATCCACCCTTCAATTGGGAACTTGACAAATTTAAAATTCCTCAGGCTTCAACAAAATTATCTCTCTGGCTCCATTCCTTACTTCTTAGGAGACATGACCAATTTGATTGTTCTTGAAATCGATCAAAATAGATTAACAGGACCAATTCCTCCCCATATTGGAAACTTGACAAAGATGGTTAATCTGACCTTGGCCGCTAACATGCTTTCTGGACCAATTCCTCCTTCCCTTGGAAACTTGGTCAATCTAATGGCCTTAGAAATTTCCAGGAACAATCTTTCCGGAGTTATTCCTTCCACCTTGGGAAATTTGACAAACCCCATCTTTTTCGTTGTGCAAGAAAACAAACTTGAAGGCAGATTACCACCAGGAATGAATAACTTCACCAATTTAAAGAACTTACAACTAAGTGACAATAGTTTCACTGGCCCTCTGCCACAACAAATTTGCCTTGGAGGGTCGCTAGTCTTTTTCACTGCTAAAGAAAATCATTTCACGGGTCCAGTTCCAAAAAGCCTGAAAAATTGCTCCACTCTTGTTAGACTCAGACTAGATGGAAACCAGTTGAGTGGAAACATATCAGATGAATTTGGTGTTTATCCATTGTTGAACTACATTAGTCTGAGTAGGAATAATTTTTATGGCAGCATTTCCCCAAATTGGGCAAAGTGTCCTAATCTTTCAAGCCTTATAATGCCCAACAACAACTTATCTGGTAGTATACCACCAGAACTCAGCCAGGCACCCGTTTTAGAAGAACTTATCCTGtctaaaaatcatttaacaggGAAGATTCCAAAAGAACTCGGGAAGTTGACCTCTTTGTTGAAGTTATCAGTAAGCAACAACGAACTTTCCGGCACCATTCCTACTGAAATAGGTGCTATGTCCAGCCTTGACACTTTGGAGCTTTCATCTAATAATTTAGTTGGTGCAATTCCAAAACAGTTGGGAGAGTTATTCAAGTTGCTTCACTTGAACTTGAGCAACAACAGATTGACAGAAAGCATTCCCTTGGAATTTGGCCGTTTGCAATCTCTTCAAAGTCTTGATCTCAGTGTCAATTTGTTAAATGGAGAAATACCATCTGCACTTGCAAGTATGCAAAGATTGGAAACGCTAAATCTCTCTCACAACAATCTCTCTGGAGTCATTCCGTCTAATTTCAAGGATGACTTGACAAAGGTTGACATATCTAGTAACCAATTGGAGGGTCCAATTCCTAACACTCGAGCCTTTCTCAATGCATCATTTGATGCATTGAAAGATAATAAAGGCTTGTGTGGAAATGTCTCCGGTTTGGTGCCTTGTAGCAGCAGTCGTAATGGTAAAGTGAAGATAAATGTCACCATGTTGGCATTAGTCCTTACTTTTGGTGCTCTGCTTCTAGTAGCACTCGTGGTTGGAGTTTTGTTATGTATTCGGTACAGAAGAGCAACAGAAAGCAAAAAGGAGGATgctaaagaagaaaaaactcAGGAGCATTATGCCATATGGAGTTATGATGGAAAATTAGTGTATGAAAATATCATTGAAGCCACAGAGGAGTTTGATGACAAATATCTCATTGGAGAAGGAGGGACTTCATCTGTTTATAAGGCTAAATTACCCACAGGACAGATTGTTGCTGTGAAGAAGCTTAAAGATGCACCCAATGAAGAAACACAGGatttaagagcttttatgactgAGGTTAAAGCCTTGGGAGAAATCAAGCATCGTAACATTGTGAAGTCACTAGGATATTGTTTACATCCACGTTACTCCTTTTTGGTTTATGAGTTCCTAGAGGGGGGTAGTTTGGATAAAGTACTCATCGATGATACACGTGCAACAATGTTTGATTGGAACACGAGGGTAAAGGTTGTTAAAGGTGTGGCAAATGCTTTGTACCATATGCATCATGGTTGCTTTCCTCCTATTATTCATCGAGACATATCAAGCAAGAATATTCTTATAGATTCAGAATACGTAGCTCGTATTTCTGACTTCGGAACAGCCAAAATTCTGAATCCTGATTCACGCAATTTAACCGCGTTTGCAGGCACATGTGGATATTCTGCACCAG AGCTTGCTTATACTATGGAAGTGAATGAAAAATGTGATGTGTTCAGTTTTGGAGTGCTTTGTTTGGAAATAATGATGGGAAATCATCCAGGAGATCTCATTTCATCGTTATTTTCACCCTCTGAAGCATCATCAGTGTACAATTTGTTGTTGAAGGATGTGTTGGACCAAAGACTACCTCTTCCAGTGAAGCCAGTTGTTGAGGAGGTGATCTTGATCGCCAAAATAACATTTGCTTGCTTAAGTGAAACTCCACGTTTTCGTCCAAGCATGGAGCAAGTGCATAACCATTTTCTGATGCCCGAATCATCTTCACTCAATTCACTCTCCATCATCACACTTGCTCAACTTGTCGATAATTGA
- the LOC137825379 gene encoding subtilisin-like protease Glyma18g48580 yields MRVMAFSIFQLLLSSFLLCTFFQEPTHALRKTYIVYLGGHSHGPDPSPTDLETATNSHHELLASVLGSDEKAKEAIMYSYNKHINGFAALLEEEEASDIAEKPNVVSVFLSKEHKLHTTRSWNFLGLEKNGRVTANSAWTKAKFGEGTIIANIDTGVWPEHPSFSDKGYGPVPSKWRGKGVCQIDSFNTTQKYFCNRKLIGARIFLKNHEAEEGTIDRTFRSARDFVGHGSHTLSTAGGNFVPGANVEGNGRGTAKGGSPKARLVAYKACWNKLDTGGCNEADFLAAFDHAIYDGVDVISASIGWSTPYKEAMLTDGISIGSFHAVTKNIVVVCSAGNDGPSPSSVTNVAPWSFTVAASTMDRSFLSEISLGNKTHFQGASLNRGLPQTKRKFYPIVFSVDAKLRNASASDARVCKPGTLDPAKVRGRILVCLRSDKLESVREVEQGKLAGAVIVFVQNDEQSGNLLLAENQVLPAASISGTAASYMNTSNANTTANTTAMSSMFGYLNSAKTYLGVKPAPIMAGFSSRGPSLLQPLILKPDITAPGVNIIAAFSQAAGPSNLASDTRRTLFNVEQGTSMACPHVAGIAGLLKAYHPTWSPAAIKSAIMTTATTLDNTKKPIRNAFDKVATPFEYGAGHVQPNLAIDPGLVYDLNTNDYLNFLSCAHECSIINLIRKTEDTQ; encoded by the exons ATGAGAGTGATGGCATTCTCCATCTTCCAACTTCTTCTATCATCATTTCTTCTCTGCACTTTCTTCCAGGAACCCACCCACGCCCTTAGAAAG ACCTACATTGTGTATTTGGGAGGGCACTCTCATGGACCAGACCCTTCTCCCACTGATCTCGAGACAGCCACAAATTCCCATCATGAATTACTTGCTTCTGTCTTAGGAAG TGATGAGAAGGCGAAGGAAGCAATCATGTACTCTTACAATAAACATATCAATGGGTTCGCAGCCCTACTTGAAGAGGAAGAAGCATCAGACATTGCAG AGAAACCAAACGTAGTTTCTGTTTTCCTGAGTAAAGAGCACAAATTGCACACTACCAGGTCATGGAATTTTCTGGGACTGGAAAAAAATGGAAGAGTTACTGCAAACTCTGCTTGGACTAAAGCAAAATTTGGAGAAGGCACAATCATAGCTAATATCGATACTG GAGTTTGGCCGGAACACCCTAGTTTTAGCGACAAAGGATATGGGCCAGTGCCTTCAAAGTGGCGCGGGAAAGGTGTTTGTCAAATTGACAGTTTTAATACTACACAGAAATATTTCTGTAACAg GAAGCTGATTGGAGCAAGAATATTTCTGAAAAATCACGAGGCGGAAGAAGGGACGATTGATAGAACGTTCCGTAGCGCACGTGACTTCGTAGGACATGGGAGCCACACTCTATCAACAGCAGGTGGTAATTTTGTTCCTGGTGCGAATGTAGAAGGAAATGGCAGAGGCACTGCTAAGGGAGGGTCCCCAAAAGCTCGTCTTGTGGCCTACAAAGCATGCTGGAATAAACTGGACACAGGAGGGTGCAACGAAGCAGATTTCCTAGCAGCATTTGATCATGCAATATATGATGGCGTTGATGTCATCTCCGCCTCTATTGGGTGGTCCACTCCCTACAAGGAAGCTATGTTAACAGATGGTATTTCCATAGGATCATTCCATGCAGTCACCAAAAATATAGTCGTTGTTTGCTCTGCTGGAAATGATGGTCCATCACCTTCATCTGTCACAAACGTCGCACCCTGGTCCTTCACCGTTGCTGCCAGCACCATGGACAGGAGTTTCCTCAGCGAAATTTCTCTTGGCAACAAAACACACTTTCAG GGTGCTAGTCTTAATCGAGGCTTGCCACAAACCAAGCGAAAGTTCTATCCCATTGTATTTTCTGTCGACGCAAAACTTCGTAATGCCTCCGCTAGTGACGC GCGTGTTTGCAAACCGGGAACACTTGATCCTGCAAAAGTAAGGGGGAGAATACTTGTCTGCCTTCGAAGTGATAAACTAGAATCTGTTAGAGAGGTCGAACAGGGTAAGCTTGCTGGCGCTGTGATAGTTTTTGTGCAGAATGATGAGCAAAGTGGAAATTTACTTCTGGCTGAAAATCAAGTTTTACCTGCTGCAAGTATAAGTGGAACAGCTGCTAGTTACATGAATACTTCCAATGCCAATACCACGGCCAACACCACGGCCATGTCCAG CATGTTTGGTTACTTGAATTCTGCAAAAACATATCTAGGAGTAAAGCCAGCCCCAATCATGGCTGGATTCTCATCTAGGGGTCCTAGTCTGTTGCAACCGTTGATACTAAAG CCTGACATAACTGCTCCGGGTGTGAATATAATTGCTGCGTTTTCACAAGCTGCGGGTCCTTCGAATCTTGCATCAGATACACGTAGGACTCTTTTCAACGTGGAGCAGGGAACCTCTATGGCTTGTCCTCATGTTGCTGGCATTGCGGGTCTTCTCAAAGCATACCATCCTACCTGGAGTCCAGCAGCTATTAAGTCTGCTATTATGACTACAG CTACAACACTGGATAACACGAAGAAACCAATTCGGAATGCGTTTGACAAGGTAGCAACTCCATTTGAGTACGGAGCGGGACATGTTCAGCCTAACCTTGCAATTGACCCTGGACTCGtttatgatctaaacacaaatgaT